In one window of Branchiostoma floridae strain S238N-H82 chromosome 14, Bfl_VNyyK, whole genome shotgun sequence DNA:
- the LOC118431032 gene encoding transmembrane protein 26-like isoform X2, with protein MELHCINIIKALITRLLFAVHGLIAIWRVTDVYKASIYWIGLSGLAGLFIETCYTVGKRKGKEYKWWCPSFFFYLSVMVPAIWFLELQRLDERIQLEVDIQLKLMNTTSTKEEEDSGGPIRIVEGVDIPLELSSEEWVLAVELGMLFLLIFGRWVMPRGEVTRDQLSQLLFVYLGSAADILEFCDTLKVDEVKTNKTLTIVILAVFSWSLMQFTLVMTATRSRTRKAGATPKGKGQKVRCDCAKCCECTCFDTDVWATIVSICLQDGPFLATRLVLVAYYRVINHMSIFFTCKNMTVMLLQLYRLIVIYSEKANDDKDEDNNKSNIVALEEGYYRKKDSPSPLHIKHSKSPRNHRKDMSPNLANLSPNTVSAMMESALMEDRNVFNDKKIAKAMAKQRAKQEKALIKQRAKEEAALSKKKAKESKRRSKSTKKT; from the exons ATGGAGCTCCACTGCATCAATATAATAAAGGCGCTGATCACTCGTCTTCTGTTCGCTGTTCACGGACTAATCGCCATATGGAGGGTAACGGATGTGTACAAAGCGTCCATCTATTGGATCGGCCTGTCAGGACTAGCGGGGCTCTTCATCGAGACATGCTACACCGTCGGCAAGAGGAAGGGCAAGGAATACAAATG GTGGTGCCCGAGTTTTTTCTTCTATCTCTCTGTCATGGTCCCGGCCATCTGGTTTCTGGAATTGCAACGATTGGACGAACGCATCCAACTGGAAGTGGACATACAACTCAAGCTGATGAACACGACTTCTACCAAGGAAGAGGAGGACAGTGGTGGTCCGATAAGGATCGTGGAAGGG GTTGACATTCCCCTGGAGCTGAGTTCTGAAGAGTGGGTGCTTGCCGTAGAGCTGGGCATGCTGTTCCTGCTCATCTTCGGCCGATGGGTCATGCCGCGGGGCGAGGTGACGCGAGACCAACTCTCGCAGCTGCTCTTCGTATATCTAGGCAGCGCCGCCGATATTCTGGAGTTCTGCGACACCCTGAAG GTGGATGAGGTGAAGACGAACAAGACTCTCACCATCGTGATCTTGGCCGTTTTCTCCTGGAGTCTCATGCAGTTCACACTGGTCATGACCGCGACCCGCTCCCGTACCCGCAAGGCAGGGGCCACACCGAAAGGAAAGGGACAGAAAGTCAGATGTGACTGCGCAAAGTGCTGTGAGTGCACGTGCTTCGACACAGACGTATGGGCAACGATCGTGTCCATATGCCTACAG GACGGTCCGTTTCTGGCTACTCGTCTTGTGCTAGTGGCGTATTACCGCGTCATCAACCACATGAGCATCTTCTTCACATGTAAGAACATGACGGTGATGCTGCTGCAACTGTACCGCCTCATTGTCATCTACAG TGAAAAGGCAAACGATGACAAAGATGAAGACAACAACAAATCCAACATCGTTGCGCTGGAAGAAGGCTACTACAGGAAGAAAGACAGCCCGAGTCCTCTGCACATAAAGCACTCCAAGTCGCCGAGGAACCACCGGAAAGACATGAGCCCAAACCTCGCCAACTTGTCACCCAACACCGTGTCTGCCATGATGGAGTCTGCCCTAATGGAGGATAGAAATGTCTTTAACGACAAGAAGATAGCCAAAGCCATGGCCAAGCAACGGGCCAAACAGGAGAAAGCGTTGATCAAGCAAAGGGCGAAAGAAGAGGCAGCGTTGTCGAAGAAGAAGGCAAAAGAGTCAAAGAGAAGGAGCAAATCGACCAAAAAGACTTGA
- the LOC118431032 gene encoding transmembrane protein 26-like isoform X1, translated as MELHCINIIKALITRLLFAVHGLIAIWRVTDVYKASIYWIGLSGLAGLFIETCYTVGKRKGKEYKWWCPSFFFYLSVMVPAIWFLELQRLDERIQLEVDIQLKLMNTTSTKEEEDSGGPIRIVEGQKFFTRFKCTRRRRPRSTNIVIPEIPGLPINLNEVDIPLELSSEEWVLAVELGMLFLLIFGRWVMPRGEVTRDQLSQLLFVYLGSAADILEFCDTLKVDEVKTNKTLTIVILAVFSWSLMQFTLVMTATRSRTRKAGATPKGKGQKVRCDCAKCCECTCFDTDVWATIVSICLQDGPFLATRLVLVAYYRVINHMSIFFTCKNMTVMLLQLYRLIVIYSEKANDDKDEDNNKSNIVALEEGYYRKKDSPSPLHIKHSKSPRNHRKDMSPNLANLSPNTVSAMMESALMEDRNVFNDKKIAKAMAKQRAKQEKALIKQRAKEEAALSKKKAKESKRRSKSTKKT; from the exons ATGGAGCTCCACTGCATCAATATAATAAAGGCGCTGATCACTCGTCTTCTGTTCGCTGTTCACGGACTAATCGCCATATGGAGGGTAACGGATGTGTACAAAGCGTCCATCTATTGGATCGGCCTGTCAGGACTAGCGGGGCTCTTCATCGAGACATGCTACACCGTCGGCAAGAGGAAGGGCAAGGAATACAAATG GTGGTGCCCGAGTTTTTTCTTCTATCTCTCTGTCATGGTCCCGGCCATCTGGTTTCTGGAATTGCAACGATTGGACGAACGCATCCAACTGGAAGTGGACATACAACTCAAGCTGATGAACACGACTTCTACCAAGGAAGAGGAGGACAGTGGTGGTCCGATAAGGATCGTGGAAGGG CAAAAGTTCTTCACGCGTTTCAAATGTACAAGGCGCAGGCGGCCACGGAGCACCAATATCGTCATTCCAGAAATACCCGGACTTCCCATCAACCTTAACGAG GTTGACATTCCCCTGGAGCTGAGTTCTGAAGAGTGGGTGCTTGCCGTAGAGCTGGGCATGCTGTTCCTGCTCATCTTCGGCCGATGGGTCATGCCGCGGGGCGAGGTGACGCGAGACCAACTCTCGCAGCTGCTCTTCGTATATCTAGGCAGCGCCGCCGATATTCTGGAGTTCTGCGACACCCTGAAG GTGGATGAGGTGAAGACGAACAAGACTCTCACCATCGTGATCTTGGCCGTTTTCTCCTGGAGTCTCATGCAGTTCACACTGGTCATGACCGCGACCCGCTCCCGTACCCGCAAGGCAGGGGCCACACCGAAAGGAAAGGGACAGAAAGTCAGATGTGACTGCGCAAAGTGCTGTGAGTGCACGTGCTTCGACACAGACGTATGGGCAACGATCGTGTCCATATGCCTACAG GACGGTCCGTTTCTGGCTACTCGTCTTGTGCTAGTGGCGTATTACCGCGTCATCAACCACATGAGCATCTTCTTCACATGTAAGAACATGACGGTGATGCTGCTGCAACTGTACCGCCTCATTGTCATCTACAG TGAAAAGGCAAACGATGACAAAGATGAAGACAACAACAAATCCAACATCGTTGCGCTGGAAGAAGGCTACTACAGGAAGAAAGACAGCCCGAGTCCTCTGCACATAAAGCACTCCAAGTCGCCGAGGAACCACCGGAAAGACATGAGCCCAAACCTCGCCAACTTGTCACCCAACACCGTGTCTGCCATGATGGAGTCTGCCCTAATGGAGGATAGAAATGTCTTTAACGACAAGAAGATAGCCAAAGCCATGGCCAAGCAACGGGCCAAACAGGAGAAAGCGTTGATCAAGCAAAGGGCGAAAGAAGAGGCAGCGTTGTCGAAGAAGAAGGCAAAAGAGTCAAAGAGAAGGAGCAAATCGACCAAAAAGACTTGA